The following coding sequences lie in one Gemmatimonadota bacterium genomic window:
- a CDS encoding PQQ-dependent sugar dehydrogenase: MRRFSFLVLPVAALALLAFRNPAPPKCDTDNGGLTLAKGFCATLFATVPGARHIAVAPNGDLFVAAQGRAGGLFLLRDRDKDGHSDTTATFVAGSGTGVAVGKDAVYFAPADQVMRFGYKSGSLAPDGPATVVVSGLPTGGHTAKTLAMGKDGFLFVDHGSNTNSCQVEDRKERSPGQRPCAELAVRAGIWRYDASKSNQKPTDGERWATGMRNMMATAVQPTTGILFGASHGRDQLSANWGFSDSDNAEKPAEEFGMITKGADFGWPYCYFDPIAHQKVQAPEYGGDGIKQGECGQKTQPLIAFPGHWAPLALTFYTGTAFGAGFNGGAFLAFHGSWNRAPLPQAGYRVVFIPFQNGKPTGQYTTFASGAGSEISVRPSGVAAAPDGSALYISSDASGKVWRVIPTPK; this comes from the coding sequence ATGCGACGCTTTTCCTTCCTGGTCCTTCCGGTCGCCGCGCTGGCGCTGCTCGCCTTCCGGAATCCCGCTCCGCCGAAGTGCGATACCGATAATGGCGGGCTGACGCTGGCCAAGGGCTTCTGCGCCACGCTCTTCGCGACCGTGCCCGGCGCGCGACACATCGCCGTGGCTCCCAACGGGGATCTCTTCGTCGCCGCGCAGGGTCGCGCCGGCGGACTCTTCCTGTTGCGTGATCGGGACAAGGATGGCCATTCCGACACGACCGCAACCTTCGTGGCCGGTTCCGGCACGGGCGTCGCCGTCGGCAAGGACGCGGTCTACTTCGCTCCGGCCGATCAGGTGATGCGCTTCGGTTACAAGAGCGGCTCGCTCGCCCCCGACGGCCCGGCAACGGTTGTTGTCTCAGGGCTGCCCACGGGCGGGCACACCGCCAAGACTCTCGCAATGGGGAAGGATGGTTTCCTCTTCGTCGATCACGGCTCCAACACCAACTCATGTCAGGTCGAAGACCGCAAGGAAAGGTCTCCGGGGCAGCGGCCTTGCGCCGAGCTCGCCGTGCGTGCCGGCATCTGGCGCTACGATGCCAGCAAGTCGAACCAGAAGCCGACCGACGGTGAGCGCTGGGCGACCGGAATGCGCAACATGATGGCCACCGCGGTCCAGCCGACGACGGGTATCCTCTTCGGTGCCAGCCACGGTCGCGATCAGCTCTCGGCCAATTGGGGCTTCAGCGACAGTGACAATGCCGAGAAGCCGGCGGAAGAATTCGGGATGATCACGAAGGGAGCCGACTTCGGCTGGCCCTACTGCTACTTCGATCCGATTGCCCACCAGAAAGTGCAGGCGCCCGAGTATGGCGGCGATGGCATCAAGCAGGGTGAGTGCGGCCAGAAGACCCAGCCGCTGATTGCGTTCCCGGGACACTGGGCACCGCTCGCGCTGACGTTCTACACCGGAACCGCGTTCGGTGCCGGCTTCAATGGCGGTGCCTTCCTCGCGTTCCACGGTTCGTGGAACCGCGCACCGTTGCCGCAGGCCGGCTATCGCGTCGTCTTCATTCCGTTCCAGAACGGCAAGCCGACCGGTCAGTACACCACCTTCGCCAGCGGTGCCGGTAGCGAGATCTCGGTGCGACCGAGTGGCGTGGCCGCCGCACCCGATGGCAGTGCGCTCTACATCTCCTCCGACGCCAGCGGCAAGGTCTGGCGCGTGATTCCGACCCCCAAGTGA
- a CDS encoding redoxin domain-containing protein, producing the protein MNRTTLLAALLLAPAALLAQDAGPKVGDMAPDFTLPAATMTGVSAKPVHLSELRGRTVVLAFFPKARTSGCTIQMKAYRDKYADLFGGGKDVTLLAISTDSAAALASWATDEKFPFTFVSDAGKSAGAAYATLLEGRPYENRVAFVIGKDGRIAKIFRPFREVDATSYTELGEAITASRAAKGK; encoded by the coding sequence ATGAACCGTACCACCCTGCTGGCCGCACTCCTGCTGGCACCTGCTGCTCTCCTCGCCCAGGATGCGGGGCCGAAGGTCGGCGACATGGCGCCCGACTTCACCCTCCCTGCTGCCACCATGACCGGTGTCTCGGCCAAGCCGGTGCATCTCTCCGAGCTGCGGGGTCGCACGGTCGTGCTGGCATTCTTCCCGAAGGCGCGGACCTCTGGCTGCACCATCCAGATGAAGGCGTATCGCGACAAGTACGCCGACCTCTTCGGCGGCGGGAAGGATGTCACACTCCTCGCCATCAGCACCGATTCGGCCGCCGCGCTCGCCTCGTGGGCCACCGATGAGAAGTTCCCGTTCACTTTCGTGAGCGACGCCGGCAAGTCTGCTGGCGCCGCATACGCGACCCTGCTCGAAGGACGCCCCTACGAGAACCGGGTTGCCTTCGTCATCGGCAAGGACGGCCGGATCGCGAAGATCTTCCGCCCGTTCCGGGAAGTCGACGCGACCTCCTACACCGAGCTGGGCGAGGCGATCACCGCCTCGCGGGCTGCCAAGGGCAAGTAA